A genomic segment from Flavobacterium inviolabile encodes:
- a CDS encoding S8 family peptidase encodes MKKNYFKLALLGMIIFTACSRDETSSTAQDESLLTFQKDTLSRAVINSRIDAISSTKGSFHWKDGGYQLLWSAIIRGDNMVTIGFGENADDFVGQTSKKGKEIKTRLKNIILDSEKRSERETIIKEDADLNQIDVVIKKRETLEALLKEANIRYIEPANYRYFDAAQERPVYGAEVSSSSGCGFASATIATADYTTIAPNARVPWNFYKHNIPGAWSYSTGSGVTIGVVDTGLSPQQTLMGSSFNTGYSSGRTVQRFGVYVDSVWPWSTGFDGPDDQCGHGTSMASVATAPRNNSGLPVGVAYNSSLIVYRAASNVVLDGYHEQEGVKLAFTALGNNSNVKIISMSMGHIISIGKIEDGVKYAYGKGKLIFCAGGTSTSFTNFAGVIFPASMNEAVAVTGVKEGQTVQECDVCHKGGKIDFTIVMERTGTNNNVPVLSYYNNQANYVGGSSVATATTAGIAALVWAKNPGWTRDQVLNKMKQSSSFYPTKNANFGYGNINAQLAVQ; translated from the coding sequence ATGAAAAAAAACTATTTTAAGTTAGCTTTATTAGGCATGATCATTTTTACCGCCTGTTCCAGGGACGAAACCAGTTCTACAGCACAGGACGAAAGTTTGCTAACCTTTCAAAAAGACACGCTGTCGAGGGCAGTGATCAATTCCCGGATTGATGCCATCAGCAGTACCAAAGGAAGCTTCCACTGGAAAGATGGCGGCTATCAGTTATTGTGGAGTGCTATAATCAGAGGCGATAATATGGTTACCATTGGTTTTGGCGAAAATGCCGATGATTTCGTCGGACAGACCTCCAAAAAAGGAAAAGAGATCAAAACACGTTTAAAAAATATTATTCTGGACTCTGAAAAACGTTCGGAGCGGGAAACAATTATTAAAGAAGATGCCGATCTGAACCAGATTGATGTGGTTATCAAAAAAAGAGAAACACTGGAGGCTTTACTAAAAGAAGCGAATATACGCTATATCGAACCGGCGAATTACCGTTATTTTGATGCGGCACAGGAACGTCCGGTTTATGGCGCAGAAGTGAGTTCCAGTTCCGGATGCGGATTTGCTTCGGCTACGATCGCTACAGCCGATTATACTACGATTGCTCCCAATGCAAGAGTGCCGTGGAATTTTTACAAACACAATATTCCGGGTGCCTGGAGTTACAGTACCGGAAGTGGTGTTACCATTGGTGTGGTGGATACCGGATTGTCGCCACAGCAGACTTTAATGGGCAGCAGCTTTAATACCGGCTATTCTTCCGGAAGAACAGTACAGCGTTTTGGCGTTTATGTGGATTCGGTTTGGCCATGGTCTACAGGATTTGACGGTCCGGACGATCAGTGTGGTCACGGAACCAGTATGGCCTCTGTTGCCACAGCACCCAGAAACAACAGTGGTTTACCGGTGGGTGTAGCCTATAATTCCAGCCTGATCGTGTACCGCGCGGCATCGAATGTGGTCCTGGACGGTTATCATGAGCAGGAAGGCGTGAAATTAGCCTTTACAGCATTAGGCAATAACAGTAATGTGAAAATCATTTCCATGTCTATGGGGCATATTATTTCCATTGGAAAAATTGAAGACGGTGTGAAATATGCCTATGGCAAAGGCAAACTTATTTTCTGTGCCGGAGGAACTTCCACGAGTTTTACCAATTTTGCAGGCGTTATTTTCCCGGCTTCCATGAATGAAGCAGTTGCCGTAACCGGAGTGAAAGAAGGGCAAACGGTTCAGGAGTGTGATGTGTGTCATAAAGGTGGTAAAATCGATTTTACCATTGTAATGGAACGAACAGGAACAAACAACAATGTTCCGGTATTGAGCTATTATAACAATCAGGCTAATTATGTGGGCGGTTCTTCGGTAGCAACAGCAACTACAGCGGGTATCGCGGCTTTGGTCTGGGCTAAAAACCCGGGCTGGACAAGAGATCAGGTACTGAATAAAATGAAACAGTCTTCCAGTTTCTATCCGACTAAAAATGCTAATTTCGGCTATGGTAATATCAATGCACAGTTAGCAGTACAATAA
- a CDS encoding phosphoglycerate mutase family protein: MKKLFLFLVLCIVQTGFSQDNPTTYFLIRHAEKVDNSKDPDLSEAGRERALAWRAIFSDIPFNAVYSSDFKRTRQTAAPTAEKNKTTIRVYDHKNVDIEKFKQETKGKTVLVVGHSNSIPNFVNLLIGEQKYTEIDETIFGNLYMVTLLNGKVTHSLLKL, translated from the coding sequence ATGAAAAAACTATTCCTTTTTCTTGTATTATGCATCGTTCAGACCGGTTTTTCGCAGGATAATCCCACGACCTACTTTTTGATCCGGCATGCCGAAAAGGTCGATAATTCCAAAGATCCGGATTTATCGGAAGCCGGCAGGGAAAGAGCATTGGCCTGGCGTGCTATTTTTTCGGATATTCCGTTTAACGCCGTGTACAGTTCTGATTTTAAACGAACCAGACAGACGGCCGCACCAACGGCGGAAAAGAACAAAACGACCATCCGGGTATACGACCACAAGAACGTGGACATTGAAAAGTTTAAACAGGAAACAAAAGGCAAAACCGTTTTAGTTGTCGGCCACAGCAATTCCATACCCAATTTTGTAAACCTGCTGATCGGGGAGCAAAAATATACGGAAATTGACGAAACCATTTTTGGCAACCTTTATATGGTAACCTTGTTAAACGGTAAGGTAACACATTCCCTTCTGAAATTATAA
- a CDS encoding OmpW/AlkL family protein gives MKKITFLAIIFTFLGVNFMQAQEKENTQQDFKKWQVRLRGIGVVPNESADIGIIGGDVSLSNTIVPELDFSYFFTKNIAVELILGTTKHDVHTVGSDISAVGGPTKADVDLGSVRLLPPTLTVQYHFFPLGEKVFKPYVGAGLNYTFFYDVKEGNTVKDVKYDNALGYAVQAGFDLMLDDTFFINADVKRLFLKTDVTVDASNLAPGLSIPADVKINPWILGLGVGMKF, from the coding sequence TTATCTTTACTTTTCTTGGTGTAAACTTTATGCAGGCACAGGAAAAAGAAAACACACAGCAAGATTTTAAAAAATGGCAGGTTAGACTTAGAGGTATCGGAGTAGTGCCAAATGAAAGTGCAGATATTGGTATTATCGGAGGGGATGTTTCGCTTTCCAATACGATCGTTCCGGAGCTGGATTTCTCATATTTCTTTACTAAAAATATTGCTGTAGAATTGATTTTAGGAACTACAAAACACGATGTACATACAGTAGGTTCGGATATTTCAGCTGTTGGCGGTCCGACTAAAGCAGATGTCGATTTGGGTTCTGTTCGTTTACTGCCACCTACTTTGACTGTTCAGTATCACTTTTTCCCATTGGGCGAAAAAGTATTCAAACCTTATGTAGGAGCAGGATTGAACTATACGTTCTTCTATGATGTAAAAGAAGGAAATACTGTAAAAGATGTAAAATATGATAATGCATTAGGGTATGCGGTTCAGGCTGGTTTTGACCTGATGCTTGATGATACTTTCTTCATAAATGCCGATGTAAAACGTTTGTTCCTGAAAACGGACGTAACGGTTGATGCTTCAAACCTGGCACCAGGGCTGAGTATTCCGGCAGATGTAAAAATTAATCCTTGGATATTGGGATTAGGGGTTGGAATGAAGTTCTAA